A DNA window from Paenibacillus andongensis contains the following coding sequences:
- a CDS encoding sensor histidine kinase produces the protein MDGYKRRLTNMIWRSMSESIIFSFVVFGAIIYFLNSRNLIVPFTSWQEGVKFTFITILVIGGIGAVYGFWNSNRITRRLEPMMETMILLEKGTFARGGFQNGEDEIGRLGDQLGRIMKRWEEQVTSLQRLSNDNAELAEKAKLSAVIEERQRLARELHDAVSQQLFAISMTATAVGRTLDKDFEKAKRQIHLIEEMASVAQSEMRALLLHLRPIHLEGKRLSEGLVELLKELAAKVPMAITWDMDEDIRLNKGIEDHLFRIVQEALSNALRHSKANKLEVKLLHRPDGVRLAIRDDGVGFELDAKKLTSYGIVSMKERVNEIGGSVDIITAPDRGTRIEIRVPILAAEYAVEN, from the coding sequence TATAAACGGCGATTAACGAATATGATATGGCGCAGCATGAGTGAATCGATCATCTTTAGTTTCGTTGTGTTTGGCGCGATCATTTATTTTTTGAATTCACGCAATCTGATTGTGCCATTTACAAGCTGGCAAGAGGGCGTTAAGTTTACATTCATAACGATTTTGGTAATAGGCGGCATTGGCGCTGTGTACGGCTTCTGGAATAGCAACCGAATTACTCGGAGGCTGGAGCCGATGATGGAAACGATGATTTTGCTCGAAAAAGGGACGTTTGCCCGCGGCGGCTTCCAGAACGGGGAAGATGAAATCGGGCGCCTGGGTGATCAGTTAGGCCGTATTATGAAACGGTGGGAAGAGCAGGTTACTTCCCTGCAGCGCTTATCTAATGATAATGCGGAGCTTGCGGAGAAAGCCAAGCTTTCTGCTGTGATTGAAGAAAGACAGCGATTGGCGCGAGAACTTCATGATGCGGTGAGCCAGCAATTATTTGCAATATCAATGACGGCAACAGCAGTAGGGCGGACCTTGGATAAAGATTTCGAGAAGGCTAAACGGCAAATTCATCTCATCGAGGAGATGGCTTCTGTCGCCCAGTCGGAAATGAGAGCTTTGCTTCTGCATTTAAGACCTATTCATCTGGAAGGGAAACGACTGTCCGAAGGACTTGTCGAGCTTCTGAAGGAGCTTGCGGCTAAAGTACCCATGGCGATTACTTGGGATATGGACGAGGATATCCGCTTGAATAAGGGGATTGAGGATCATTTGTTCCGTATTGTACAAGAGGCGCTTTCTAATGCGCTGCGTCATTCTAAGGCAAATAAGCTGGAAGTGAAGCTGCTGCATCGTCCTGACGGTGTTCGGCTTGCGATACGCGATGACGGGGTTGGATTTGAATTAGATGCTAAGAAGCTTACATCATATGGTATCGTGTCCATGAAGGAGCGGGTTAATGAAATCGGCGGCTCTGTGGATATTATTACGGCGCCTGATCGAGGTACGCGTATTGAAATTCGTGTGCCTATATTGGCTGCTGAGTATGCGGTTGAAAATTAA
- a CDS encoding response regulator: MDDALIKVLLVDDHEMVRIGLAAVLGTEDGIEVVGEASNGHDGIRLAQEYRPDVVLMDLVMEGMDGIETTRKLLQLYPDCKVIVLTSFLDDEKMYPVIEAGAFSYLLKTSRASEIAQAIRAAAKGQSILESQVASKIMNRFRQPKPAAEPHEELTDREMEVLRLIAKGKSNQELADDLFIGVKTVKFHVTNVLAKLGVEDRTQAAIYAFKHGLAE; this comes from the coding sequence ATGGACGACGCGTTGATTAAGGTTTTGCTTGTCGATGACCACGAAATGGTCAGGATCGGACTTGCAGCCGTACTAGGGACAGAGGATGGTATTGAAGTGGTCGGGGAAGCCAGCAATGGTCATGATGGCATTCGGCTTGCTCAGGAATATCGACCAGATGTCGTACTCATGGATTTGGTCATGGAAGGCATGGACGGTATCGAAACGACAAGGAAGCTGCTGCAACTTTACCCAGATTGCAAGGTCATTGTGTTGACGAGCTTCTTAGATGATGAGAAAATGTATCCTGTGATAGAAGCTGGGGCGTTCAGCTATTTGCTCAAAACGTCACGCGCCTCCGAGATCGCTCAAGCGATCAGAGCAGCGGCTAAAGGGCAATCCATTCTGGAGTCGCAAGTTGCCTCCAAGATTATGAATCGCTTTCGTCAGCCCAAGCCGGCAGCAGAACCGCATGAGGAATTAACCGATCGTGAGATGGAAGTGCTTCGCTTGATTGCCAAAGGTAAATCCAATCAAGAGCTAGCAGATGATTTGTTTATCGGTGTGAAAACGGTAAAGTTTCACGTCACCAATGTTCTGGCCAAGCTAGGTGTAGAAGATCGAACACAAGCCGCCATCTATGCTTTTAAACATGGTTTGGCTGAATAG
- the lepB gene encoding signal peptidase I, with amino-acid sequence MNLLKQIWSWFGSIAISFILVVFLGVFVFQSTKVMGHSMDPTLHDSQRVYVSKLSHTFKYEPNYEDIVIIDSRVDLKRTFKNDLLDSPLLSLFTNGDDKHVWIKRVIGKPGDQLELKDDKMYRNGVPLDEPYINEAMRANGNKKWTVPADHIFVMGDNRNNSMDSRVIGYIPLDHVLGKKLF; translated from the coding sequence ATGAATCTATTAAAGCAAATTTGGAGCTGGTTTGGTTCCATTGCCATTTCGTTTATTTTAGTCGTATTTCTTGGTGTTTTCGTGTTCCAATCCACGAAGGTGATGGGACATTCCATGGATCCGACGCTGCATGACAGTCAACGCGTGTATGTATCAAAGCTTTCTCATACGTTTAAATATGAACCTAACTATGAGGATATTGTGATTATCGACTCCAGAGTGGATCTTAAGAGAACGTTCAAGAACGACTTGTTAGACAGCCCATTGCTCAGTTTATTTACTAATGGTGATGATAAACATGTCTGGATCAAACGGGTGATTGGTAAGCCGGGAGATCAATTGGAGCTCAAGGACGACAAGATGTATCGTAACGGCGTGCCTCTTGACGAGCCATACATTAACGAGGCAATGAGAGCCAACGGAAACAAGAAATGGACGGTGCCTGCCGATCATATTTTCGTGATGGGAGATAACCGAAATAATAGTATGGATAGCAGAGTGATCGGATACATCCCTCTTGATCATGTTTTAGGTAAGAAGCTGTTCTAA
- a CDS encoding GNAT family N-acetyltransferase: MIRKRLASIDDRAIHRLVVEQLVPFSRLYDTGSSVTFSEIRKRLNQNKTFVTARGYKQPFGFITMIRKSSVLFIDMLAVDSREQGRGWGNELMKVAEEYGKSERCMTAELFVDESNPKAIQFYLRKGYEIHSFIPELSCYKMSKKLRR; this comes from the coding sequence GTGATACGCAAACGATTGGCTTCCATTGACGATCGAGCTATCCATCGATTAGTCGTTGAACAGTTAGTACCCTTTTCTAGATTGTATGACACAGGTAGTTCCGTAACATTTTCGGAAATACGGAAGAGACTGAATCAGAATAAAACGTTTGTTACGGCCAGAGGGTATAAACAGCCGTTCGGATTCATCACGATGATTCGCAAATCGAGTGTGTTATTCATTGATATGTTAGCCGTCGATTCTCGTGAGCAAGGGAGAGGCTGGGGGAATGAGCTTATGAAGGTCGCCGAAGAGTATGGGAAAAGTGAACGCTGTATGACGGCTGAACTTTTTGTTGATGAAAGCAACCCTAAAGCGATTCAATTTTACTTACGCAAAGGTTACGAGATCCATTCGTTTATTCCCGAGTTAAGCTGTTATAAAATGAGTAAGAAATTAAGAAGATAA
- the zwf gene encoding glucose-6-phosphate dehydrogenase, which translates to MSGAVFYIFGATGDLAKRKLFPAFYSLYREGKLGENFAVVGLARRPRTNEQFRDDVKHSIEDFARYKVTDEAEWDRFAQRFEYMSLDINNVAGFHELNVLTAKLDEKYQTGGNRLFYLALAPELFGNVSYNLSEGGLLETKGWHRLVIEKPFGYDLPSAERLNGQLRQVFEEQDIYRIDHYLGKEMVQNIEFVRFANAFFEPLWNNKYIANIQITLSETVGVEERGGYYDHSGALRDMGQNHMLQMLMMMAMEPPSRLHPEDIRDEKVKVLRSLRLFESGEDVRANVVRGQYSSGSSKGKALAAYREEDSVNPQSTTETYFAARVHVDNFRWAGVPFYIRTGKRLPVKTTEVVVEFKNIPNNVYLAKKHELEPNLLVFRVNPMEGIYLKMNAKQPGSEGVIVPVAMDFCQSCQIGINTPEAYERLLYDATRGDSTYFTRWDEVALAWSYVDRIAAAWSEKTEDLKHYPAGSWGPEEASKLLSDDGFKWWPINGQNEGEVDWEAVQKTTVLT; encoded by the coding sequence ATGAGTGGAGCTGTGTTTTATATTTTCGGAGCAACGGGCGATTTGGCGAAAAGAAAGCTGTTTCCTGCTTTTTATAGCCTATATCGTGAAGGAAAGTTAGGGGAAAATTTTGCTGTAGTTGGTTTGGCTAGAAGACCTCGCACGAATGAACAATTTCGTGATGATGTAAAGCATTCGATTGAGGATTTTGCCCGTTATAAAGTGACGGATGAGGCGGAATGGGATCGATTCGCACAACGTTTTGAATACATGTCACTGGATATCAATAATGTCGCTGGTTTCCATGAACTTAATGTACTGACTGCCAAATTGGATGAGAAATATCAGACCGGCGGGAATCGTTTGTTCTACCTGGCTCTGGCTCCAGAGCTTTTCGGCAACGTATCGTACAACTTAAGTGAAGGCGGATTACTCGAAACCAAAGGTTGGCATCGTCTTGTTATTGAGAAGCCGTTCGGATACGACCTGCCTTCAGCGGAGCGTTTGAATGGACAGCTTCGTCAAGTATTTGAAGAGCAAGATATTTACCGAATTGATCACTACTTAGGTAAAGAAATGGTGCAAAATATTGAGTTCGTTCGTTTCGCGAATGCTTTCTTTGAACCACTTTGGAATAATAAATACATAGCTAACATTCAAATTACGCTAAGTGAAACGGTTGGCGTTGAAGAACGCGGCGGTTATTACGATCACTCTGGCGCTCTGCGGGATATGGGTCAGAATCATATGCTGCAAATGCTGATGATGATGGCCATGGAGCCGCCAAGCCGCCTGCATCCGGAAGATATCCGGGATGAGAAGGTGAAGGTCCTGCGTTCCCTCCGCTTATTCGAATCCGGCGAAGATGTTCGTGCGAATGTGGTCCGTGGTCAATATTCGAGCGGCTCTTCCAAAGGAAAAGCGCTGGCTGCTTACCGTGAAGAAGATTCGGTGAATCCGCAATCTACAACAGAGACTTATTTTGCAGCCAGAGTTCACGTGGATAATTTCCGCTGGGCAGGTGTACCTTTCTACATTCGTACAGGGAAAAGGCTGCCAGTCAAAACAACCGAAGTTGTTGTAGAATTTAAGAACATTCCGAATAATGTGTATTTGGCCAAAAAGCATGAGTTAGAGCCGAATTTGCTTGTATTCCGTGTGAACCCGATGGAAGGCATCTATCTGAAAATGAATGCGAAGCAGCCGGGCTCGGAAGGCGTCATCGTTCCCGTAGCGATGGATTTCTGCCAAAGCTGTCAGATCGGTATCAATACGCCGGAAGCTTACGAGCGCTTGCTGTATGACGCAACGCGTGGAGATTCCACGTACTTTACCCGTTGGGATGAAGTGGCGCTTGCATGGTCCTATGTGGATCGTATTGCAGCAGCATGGAGTGAGAAGACGGAAGACCTCAAACACTATCCAGCCGGATCTTGGGGGCCTGAAGAGGCATCGAAGCTCCTAAGCGATGACGGCTTCAAGTGGTGGCCGATTAACGGTCAAAATGAAGGTGAAGTTGATTGGGAAGCCGTTCAAAAAACAACGGTTTTAACCTAG
- a CDS encoding metallophosphoesterase family protein: MSRRAFIRWLLAIGAALVGLSAIFSQMVKKKFIPDAKPSLSSVKPEPSQSVAASSAEPLPAGPLMSYFILSDLHISIGDALTGKKLRQALDDITHFDGPVDAIMLTGDLTDTGTEQDYKELRTIVSEYKLPPVHANMGNHDYYSIWINKANIWDQAAVPNGKSDAMSRESFKKFFGYKQLYNDFTTKGHSILLLSQEAYVQEKPEVGEGAWYSDEQLEWFKERVKSLYKPGRPLFVMTHQPLPPSGTDGGSHQLMRAIKFRETLKPYKNVFVFCGHRHQDFQNGTPHYVKESFHYFHNASVGRTLNRAYQQEAKNKAQGIYVQVFADKVVVRGREFSNRTFLDEANWSIDLQKVQA, translated from the coding sequence ATGTCACGAAGAGCTTTTATCAGGTGGTTGCTGGCAATAGGGGCTGCACTTGTTGGATTAAGTGCCATTTTTAGTCAAATGGTTAAGAAAAAGTTTATTCCGGATGCTAAGCCCTCCCTATCATCTGTGAAACCTGAGCCTTCCCAATCCGTGGCAGCATCTTCGGCAGAACCCTTGCCGGCAGGTCCCCTCATGTCCTATTTTATATTAAGCGACCTTCATATTAGTATAGGTGATGCACTTACGGGTAAGAAATTAAGACAAGCGCTTGATGATATTACCCATTTCGACGGTCCTGTTGATGCTATCATGTTGACAGGCGATCTGACGGACACAGGAACGGAACAAGATTATAAGGAGCTGCGTACCATTGTAAGTGAATATAAACTTCCACCTGTTCATGCGAATATGGGAAATCACGATTATTACTCGATCTGGATTAATAAAGCGAATATATGGGATCAAGCAGCCGTTCCGAACGGCAAAAGTGACGCGATGAGCCGAGAGTCGTTCAAGAAGTTTTTTGGCTACAAGCAGCTCTACAATGATTTTACGACCAAGGGTCACTCCATCTTGCTGCTTTCACAAGAAGCCTACGTGCAAGAGAAGCCTGAGGTGGGTGAGGGAGCTTGGTATTCCGATGAGCAATTGGAATGGTTCAAAGAACGGGTGAAAAGCCTCTACAAACCTGGAAGACCACTGTTCGTGATGACGCATCAGCCGCTGCCGCCTAGTGGCACAGATGGGGGATCACATCAATTAATGCGCGCTATCAAGTTCCGCGAGACGTTAAAGCCATATAAGAATGTATTCGTGTTCTGCGGACATCGTCATCAAGATTTCCAGAATGGGACACCGCATTATGTGAAGGAGTCTTTCCATTATTTCCACAATGCTTCGGTTGGAAGAACGCTTAACCGGGCCTACCAGCAAGAAGCCAAGAATAAAGCACAGGGCATCTATGTGCAAGTATTTGCAGATAAGGTCGTCGTGCGCGGCCGAGAGTTTAGCAATCGAACTTTCCTAGATGAAGCGAATTGGAGTATTGATTTGCAGAAAGTTCAAGCCTGA
- a CDS encoding peptide chain release factor 3 yields the protein MTTQLTKQLATEVAKRRTFAIISHPDAGKTTLTEKLLLFGGAIRLAGTVKGRKASKHATSDWMEIEKQRGISVTSSVMQFDYEGHRVNILDTPGHQDFSEDTYRTLTAADSAVMLIDVAKGVEMQTKKLFQVCRMRGIPIFTFINKMDREGRDPFELLEELEEVLGIRSYPMNWPIGSGKQFCGVYDRGKSQLELYQGEDHKDIQVREVDGVDDPLVKQIAGEFLHKQLSQDIELLDIAGDPFDMEKVLKGELTPVFFGSAVNNFGVQTFLENFLQLAPAPEPRNSTVGIIEPTKEKFSGYVFKIQANMNPAHRDRVAFLRIVSGKFERGMSVKHVRLGKDIKLAQPQQFLAQDRDIVEEAFPGDIIGLFDPGIFRIGDSLSEGEAVVFDELPTFSPELFSKVSIKNALKQKQFLKGIDQLTEEGMIQVFTTIGFEDMILGVVGQLQFEVLEHRMKSEYGVDILLQRQNYQFARWIIDEKLDPSKFRINSQLVKDKKGNYVGLFESEYALRSSIEKNPTAKFLTSAP from the coding sequence ATGACAACGCAACTCACAAAACAACTCGCAACAGAAGTCGCTAAGCGGCGTACTTTCGCGATTATTTCTCACCCGGATGCGGGTAAAACAACATTGACCGAGAAACTGCTGTTATTCGGAGGCGCGATTCGCTTAGCTGGAACAGTCAAAGGGCGTAAGGCTAGCAAACATGCGACATCCGACTGGATGGAAATTGAGAAGCAGCGTGGAATTTCGGTAACTTCCAGCGTTATGCAGTTCGATTACGAAGGGCATCGCGTGAACATTCTGGATACACCTGGTCACCAAGATTTCAGTGAGGATACGTACCGAACACTTACTGCCGCGGATAGTGCGGTGATGTTGATTGACGTAGCCAAAGGGGTCGAGATGCAGACGAAGAAGCTATTCCAGGTGTGCAGAATGCGCGGAATACCGATCTTCACGTTTATTAACAAAATGGATCGCGAGGGCCGCGACCCGTTTGAACTTTTAGAGGAATTAGAAGAGGTTCTCGGCATTCGTTCGTATCCTATGAACTGGCCGATTGGATCTGGCAAGCAGTTCTGCGGAGTTTACGATCGCGGGAAATCGCAATTAGAGCTGTATCAAGGTGAAGATCATAAAGATATTCAAGTACGCGAAGTGGATGGTGTTGATGATCCATTAGTGAAGCAAATTGCTGGTGAATTCCTGCACAAACAATTAAGCCAGGACATTGAGCTGCTCGATATAGCCGGTGATCCGTTTGATATGGAGAAAGTGTTGAAAGGCGAGCTTACACCTGTTTTCTTCGGAAGTGCCGTGAACAACTTCGGAGTGCAGACGTTTCTTGAGAACTTCCTACAGCTTGCGCCAGCGCCAGAGCCGCGTAACAGCACAGTAGGTATCATTGAGCCTACCAAAGAGAAATTCTCAGGTTATGTATTCAAGATTCAAGCGAATATGAATCCAGCTCACCGCGACCGTGTGGCTTTCCTTCGTATCGTCTCTGGGAAATTTGAGCGTGGCATGTCTGTGAAACATGTTCGACTGGGCAAAGACATTAAGTTAGCTCAGCCGCAGCAATTTTTGGCGCAGGACCGCGACATCGTCGAAGAGGCATTCCCAGGCGATATCATTGGCTTGTTTGATCCAGGAATTTTCCGCATCGGCGATTCCCTAAGTGAAGGGGAAGCGGTCGTCTTCGACGAGCTGCCGACTTTCTCTCCGGAGCTGTTCAGCAAAGTTTCGATCAAGAATGCTTTGAAGCAAAAGCAGTTCCTCAAAGGGATTGATCAATTGACCGAAGAAGGTATGATTCAAGTATTCACCACGATTGGTTTCGAGGATATGATTCTTGGCGTAGTCGGTCAACTGCAATTCGAAGTACTTGAGCATCGGATGAAATCCGAATACGGCGTTGACATTTTATTACAGCGTCAGAACTATCAGTTCGCTCGTTGGATTATAGACGAGAAGCTGGATCCAAGCAAATTCCGCATTAACTCACAGCTGGTCAAAGATAAAAAAGGGAATTACGTGGGCTTGTTCGAGAGCGAGTATGCGCTGCGATCATCGATCGAGAAAAACCCGACTGCTAAATTTTTAACTAGCGCTCCATAA
- a CDS encoding glycosyltransferase family 4 protein: protein MHLLIIAPEQIPVPPILGGSVEISIHSIARELAKMHQVTVISRQHPRYSRISRQGRLTIIRVPTGSSRTYLKEVLKATKGKTFDWIQVDNRPEYAAVIKRHFPKTPVSLFLHSLTFVKPPYASIRRCSKHLNKVDWIVANSSSLAEELTRLYPKQQNKLHKIYLGTDVARFRPRSEKRRRRLRRKYRVSGNGFHVLYVGRLIRRKGIFHLIRAVHLARKSIPGMKLLIAGGEQGNGFKALLKRKANKLGVPAKFLGNIPHRKIHEVYGLANCFVCPSQKHEAFGLVNVEAMASELPVIASNIGGIKEIIQHEHNGVLIQEFRDPRTFARSIVAMAERKEWADGLAKQARSDVIKQFSWQATAQSLAEFYRLKLEAKHEKDVKETSSSYS, encoded by the coding sequence GTGCACCTCTTAATCATTGCTCCTGAACAAATTCCAGTGCCGCCGATACTAGGTGGTTCCGTCGAAATATCTATTCATTCCATTGCACGCGAGCTTGCCAAAATGCACCAAGTCACCGTTATTTCGCGGCAGCATCCTAGGTACAGCCGTATTTCACGTCAGGGTCGACTTACGATTATTAGAGTACCTACGGGAAGCTCTCGTACGTACTTGAAGGAAGTGCTTAAGGCAACCAAGGGAAAAACATTCGATTGGATTCAAGTCGATAACAGACCCGAGTATGCTGCTGTCATTAAACGCCATTTTCCGAAAACACCAGTATCTTTATTTCTACATTCCTTAACTTTCGTGAAGCCGCCGTATGCTTCTATTCGCAGATGCTCCAAGCATTTGAATAAAGTGGACTGGATTGTAGCTAACAGCAGCTCACTTGCAGAGGAGTTAACAAGACTTTATCCGAAACAACAAAATAAGCTTCACAAGATTTACCTCGGGACCGATGTGGCTAGATTTCGCCCTAGATCGGAGAAAAGGAGAAGACGTTTAAGAAGAAAGTACCGGGTTAGCGGAAACGGTTTTCATGTCCTTTATGTCGGCCGACTTATAAGGCGTAAAGGTATATTTCATTTGATTCGCGCTGTTCATCTGGCTAGAAAATCCATCCCTGGGATGAAGCTTTTGATTGCTGGGGGCGAACAAGGTAATGGCTTCAAGGCACTGCTTAAAAGGAAGGCAAATAAGCTTGGAGTGCCGGCAAAGTTTCTAGGCAATATTCCTCATCGAAAGATACATGAAGTATATGGACTCGCGAATTGCTTCGTTTGTCCTTCACAGAAGCATGAGGCATTTGGATTGGTGAATGTGGAAGCAATGGCTTCTGAACTTCCGGTTATCGCTTCGAATATAGGGGGAATTAAAGAGATCATTCAGCATGAACATAACGGGGTTCTGATCCAAGAATTTCGAGATCCTCGCACATTCGCACGAAGTATTGTGGCGATGGCCGAACGGAAAGAATGGGCAGATGGTTTAGCCAAACAGGCGCGGAGCGATGTCATCAAGCAATTCAGCTGGCAGGCCACAGCACAATCTTTGGCCGAATTCTATAGACTGAAGCTGGAGGCAAAACATGAAAAAGACGTCAAAGAAACCAGTTCGTCGTATTCGTAG
- a CDS encoding YheC/YheD family protein: MKKTSKKPVRRIRRARYVTSKIGKTKAIESKQKLRQYVPITKRMNQETLREMLNQYKMVYIKPNVGMFGNGVIRVEQGNEGVEKPYSYQSGVRLRQFKTFDEMYASISRRTKKRNYLVQKGIHLLKYKGNRFDLRVMVQQTPLQKWETTGVIGRVAHPKKVVTNFHNGGTLKPVETLLHKYLPASKRKDYVKKLHSLGTQVAKAINARYKGVKEIGVDVALDDKLHPWILEVNTSPDPYIFRRLSDKRIFAKMRRYAKAYDRL, encoded by the coding sequence ATGAAAAAGACGTCAAAGAAACCAGTTCGTCGTATTCGTAGAGCTAGGTACGTCACAAGCAAAATTGGCAAAACGAAAGCAATCGAATCGAAGCAAAAGCTGCGTCAATATGTTCCGATCACCAAACGAATGAATCAAGAGACACTAAGGGAAATGCTTAATCAATATAAAATGGTGTATATTAAACCGAATGTAGGGATGTTTGGAAACGGTGTTATTCGTGTGGAACAGGGGAATGAGGGGGTAGAAAAGCCATATTCGTATCAGTCTGGGGTTCGACTAAGACAGTTTAAAACATTTGATGAGATGTATGCATCCATCAGTAGAAGGACGAAAAAACGGAATTATTTAGTGCAAAAAGGGATTCACTTGCTCAAATACAAAGGAAACCGCTTCGATCTTCGTGTTATGGTTCAACAAACGCCTCTTCAGAAATGGGAGACAACGGGTGTCATAGGCAGAGTGGCCCATCCGAAAAAAGTGGTTACTAACTTCCACAATGGGGGAACATTGAAGCCAGTGGAAACGCTGCTCCACAAATATTTGCCTGCAAGTAAGCGGAAAGATTATGTCAAGAAGCTGCACAGTCTGGGGACGCAGGTTGCGAAGGCGATTAACGCGCGCTATAAAGGGGTTAAGGAGATCGGCGTCGATGTGGCATTGGATGATAAGCTGCATCCATGGATTCTCGAGGTCAATACGAGTCCAGATCCCTATATTTTTCGGAGATTGAGTGATAAACGTATTTTTGCGAAAATGAGACGTTATGCCAAAGCTTACGACCGGTTATGA
- a CDS encoding putative bifunctional diguanylate cyclase/phosphodiesterase, with protein sequence MKAVWRLFHFAASTKLGTLRSKKIHTRIYQRQQLQALLKQAIGSRYHDKLTAPLRTLLILDIDRFRQVNFSLGYMSGDLLLEEVAHRLRNIHGCDLVVQSGDDEFVLLIHANTQDQLSQTIQSIQQVFATSFIVMGQECFITASMGKSAVDISLATIEQAMHQADQALLAAKRTGKNKLVSYHSSHMQRFSNQIEMETELRKAILENQLILYYQPRLELSTGNIICLEALVRWNHPKLGLIAPNEFIPLAEESGLILQLGEWVLREACLQKARWLEAGILNYQIAVNISPCQFQDESFSDKAIQIIEQTGIDPAFLEFEITESSIMQNMDTTVAVLEKLCTKGISISIDDFGIGYSSLNYLKEFPIHCLKIDRSFVKNIHSNKDDWAITNAIIHLGHALEVQVVAEGVEEWSQLEILKETTCTTIQGYLLSPPVSAIEIEQTFHRNNNRPVMIS encoded by the coding sequence ATGAAAGCAGTCTGGCGCCTTTTTCACTTCGCCGCATCGACAAAATTAGGTACTCTTAGGAGTAAGAAAATACACACTCGCATTTACCAACGCCAGCAGCTTCAAGCATTGTTAAAGCAGGCTATTGGAAGCCGATATCACGATAAGCTCACAGCTCCATTACGCACGCTTCTCATCCTTGATATTGACCGGTTTCGTCAAGTTAATTTCTCGCTTGGCTACATGTCTGGCGATCTCCTTTTGGAAGAAGTGGCCCATCGTCTGCGGAACATACATGGCTGTGACCTAGTTGTTCAATCAGGAGATGATGAGTTTGTTCTCCTTATACATGCTAATACCCAAGATCAGCTTTCCCAAACCATTCAAAGTATCCAGCAGGTTTTTGCTACATCCTTCATTGTAATGGGTCAAGAATGTTTTATTACCGCAAGTATGGGTAAAAGCGCTGTAGACATATCACTAGCTACAATTGAACAAGCTATGCATCAAGCTGATCAAGCTCTCCTAGCCGCTAAGCGTACAGGCAAGAACAAGCTCGTCAGCTATCATTCATCACACATGCAGCGTTTCTCCAATCAAATTGAGATGGAAACTGAGCTGCGGAAGGCTATACTTGAGAATCAACTGATCCTATACTATCAGCCGCGTCTTGAACTCTCCACCGGTAACATTATTTGTTTGGAAGCCTTGGTGCGCTGGAATCACCCGAAGCTCGGCTTAATTGCTCCTAACGAGTTTATTCCGCTTGCCGAAGAGTCCGGTTTGATTTTGCAGCTCGGTGAATGGGTGCTCCGTGAGGCTTGTCTCCAAAAAGCGAGATGGCTGGAAGCCGGCATTTTAAACTATCAAATTGCTGTAAATATCTCCCCTTGTCAATTTCAAGATGAGTCCTTTTCCGATAAGGCCATTCAGATTATTGAGCAGACCGGTATTGACCCTGCTTTTCTGGAATTTGAAATTACCGAAAGCTCTATTATGCAAAATATGGATACAACCGTCGCGGTACTAGAAAAGCTATGTACGAAAGGGATTTCGATCTCGATCGATGACTTCGGAATTGGCTACTCATCACTTAATTACTTGAAAGAATTTCCTATCCATTGTCTGAAAATTGACCGTTCTTTCGTGAAAAATATACATAGCAATAAAGATGATTGGGCCATTACCAATGCCATTATCCATCTCGGCCATGCTCTTGAGGTACAAGTGGTTGCAGAAGGCGTAGAAGAATGGAGCCAGCTTGAAATATTGAAAGAAACGACCTGTACGACGATTCAAGGCTATTTATTAAGTCCTCCTGTATCCGCTATCGAAATTGAGCAAACCTTTCATAGGAATAACAACAGACCGGTTATGATTTCATAA